The Diadema setosum chromosome 1, eeDiaSeto1, whole genome shotgun sequence genome has a window encoding:
- the LOC140246050 gene encoding uncharacterized protein, producing MDSFFHANRHYIVGAALLATSSVAAYSTYRLLTNEQRRKKKDNKYETEQLVNEYLVFHYGAPEEVLAYSFGPRDALDFPRRVAEEALQALRTTDKSTIPSRALDIGCAVGRTSFELAREFQQVVGIDFSHAFIDACNLLKDHGSLQYSVTDEGDLRTDLTAVVDSSIDRKRCHFQQGDACNLPLDLGQFGCVVAANLICRLPDPMDFLNRVPGLVASGGVLILTTPASWMEEYTPKSKWIGGYKDQYGQRVTTLDSLKRILGPDFTLMDDRGLPMFIRETARRNQWTVPQLSVWRRK from the exons ATGGATAGCTTCTTCCACGCCAATAGGCATTACATCGTCGGGGCAGCGCTGTTAGCAACGTCAAGTGTTGCTGCTTACTCAACGTACAGACTTTTGACAAACGAacagagaaggaagaagaaggacaACAAGTATGAAACAGAACAACTAGTGAATGAATATCTAGTATTTCACTATGGGGCTCCGGAGGAAGTGCTAGCCTACAGCTTCGGTCCCAGAGATGCCCTCGACTTCCCACGCCGTGTTGCAGAGGAAGCACTTCAGGCGCTGCGGACCACTGACAAG TCGACGATTCCAAGCAGGGCCCTTGACATTGGCTGTGCTGTGGGGAGGACTTCCTTCGAACTGGCCAGAGAATTTCAGCAAGTGGTTGGCATTGACTTCAGCCATGCCTTCATTGATGCCTGCAATCTTCTCAAGGACCATGGCAGTCTCCAGTACTCGGTTACTGATGAAGGAGACTTGAGGACAGATCTCACTGCCGTTGTAGACTCCTCCATT GACCGGAAACGTTGCCACTTCCAGCAGGGTGACGCTTGCAACCTACCACTTGATCTTGGCCAGTTTGGCTGTGTGGTTGCTGCTAATCTCATCTGTAGACTACCAGACCCCATGGACTTTCTGAACAGAGTTCCTGGTCTTGTGGCGTCGGGTGGAGTCTTGATTCTAACAACTCCTGCATCATGGATGGAAGAATACACACCAAAG TCAAAATGGATCGGTGGGTACAAGGACCAGTATGGGCAGCGGGTAACAACCCTGGATTCCCTGAAGAGAATTCTTGGGCCAGACTTTACACTGATGGACGACAGGGGACTGCCCATGTTCATCAGAGAGACAGCAAGGAGAAACCAGTGGACTGTTCCACAACTCAGTGTATGGCGAAGAAAATAA
- the LOC140233055 gene encoding fumarate hydratase, mitochondrial-like has product MTAVITKKVLTSGFIRAGVCRYINTITQKMAQYRVERDTFGEIEVPADKLYGAMTARSLINFDIGGDMEKMPTPIIKAFGILKRCAAEVNTEFGLDLDKANFIIKAADEVIAGNLNEHFPLVIWQTGSGTQTNMNVNEVISNRAIQLMGGQLGSKTPVHPNDDVNKSQSSNDTFPTAMHIAVALEIEQRLMPGLKLLHSALRNKEEEFKDVIKIGRTHTQDATPMTLGQEFSGYRTQVENGIQRVTSSLPRLYELAAGGTAVGTGLNTRIGFAEKVASTVATYTGLPFTTAPNKFEALASHDALVEVHGTLNVLACSLMKIANDIRFLGSGPRCGLGELILPENEPGSSIMPGKVNPTQCEAITMVAAQVMGNHTAVTVGGSNGHFELNVFKPMMVANVLRSVRLLGDACTSFTKNCVDGIQANRDTISRYLKESLMLVTALNQHIGYDKAAQIAKYAHREGITLKKAAVTLGHLSEEKFDEIVRPELMLGPK; this is encoded by the exons ATGACGGCTGTAATCACGAAGAAGGTCCTTACTTCAGGTTTTATTCGAGCTGGCGTGTGTCGGTACATAAATACGATCACACAAAAGATG GCCCAATACAGAGTGGAGAGAGACACCTTTGGTGAGATTGAGGTTCCAGCAGACAAGCTCTATGGAGCCATGACAGCACGCTCACTTATCAACTTTGACATCGGTGGTGACATGGAGAAGATGCCT ACTCCTATCATCAAAGCCTTTGGGATTTTGAAAAGGTGTGCAGCAGAAGTCAATACTGAGTTTGGTCTTGACTTGGACAAGGCTAACTTCATCATCAAGGCAGCTGATGAG GTTATTGCAGGCAATCTGAATGAACACTTTCCTCTAGTGATCTGGCAGACAGGGTCTGGGACACAGACTAACATGAATGTCAATGAGGTGATTAGTAATCGTGCCATCCAGCTGATGGGAGGACAGCTTGGTAGTAAGACACCTGTACATCCTAATGATGACGTCAACAAGAGTCAG AGTTCTAATGACACCTTTCCAACTGCAATGCACATAGCTGTGGCCCTTGAGATTGAGCAGAGACTGATGCCTGGCCTCAAATTACTACACAGCGCCCTCAGAAACAAGGAAGAGGAGTTCAAAGATGTCATTAAAATCGGTAGAACACACACTCAG GATGCGACTCCAATGACCCTTGGTCAAGAATTCAGTGGCTACAGAACACAAGTAGAAAATGGCATTCAGCGGGTGACTTCCTCCCTCCCACGCCTCTATGAGTTAGCAGCTG GTGGAACAGCTGTTGGCACAGGGCTGAATACAAGGATAGGCTTTGCCGAGAAGGTTGCGTCAACAGTTGCCACTTACACAG GACTCCCCTTTACCACAGCTCCAAATAAGTTCGAGGCTCTGGCGTCACACGATGCTCTGGTTGAAGTGCATGGCACCCTCAATGTTCTTGCCTGCAGTTTGATGAAGATTGCCAATGACATTCGATTCCTAGGGTCAGGTCCAAGGTGTGGCCTTGGGGAATTGATCCTTCCAGAAAATGAACCAGGGAGCAGTATTATGCCTG GCAAAGTGAACCCTACCCAGTGTGAAGCTATAACCATGGTAGCAGCCCAGGTGATGGGGAACCACACAGCAGTGACTGTTGGAGGCAGTAATGGTCACTTTGAACTCAATGTCTTCAAGCCCATGATGGTTGCTAATGTCTTGAGATCTGTGAGACTTCTTGGTGATGCCTGCACGTCCTTCACCAAGAATTGTGTGGATGGCATCCAGGCTAACAGGGACACCATAAGCAG ATATCTAAAGGAATCCCTCATGTTGGTCACTGCCCTCAACCAACACATTGGCTATGACAAAGCAGCTCAGATAGCCAAGTATGCCCACAGGGAGGGCATCACACTGAAGAAAGCAGCTGTGACACTTGGACATCTTAGTGAAGAAAAGTTTGATGAGATTGTGCGTCCAGAACTCATGTTGGGACCAAAGTAA